One genomic segment of Mangifera indica cultivar Alphonso chromosome 6, CATAS_Mindica_2.1, whole genome shotgun sequence includes these proteins:
- the LOC123219031 gene encoding putative disease resistance protein RGA1 isoform X2 has translation MAIERPDNQQMQTTSFIDVSDIIGRDNLKNDLVSKLLCEGSEQNLHIISLVGMGGIGKTALAQFAYNNNEVENNFEEKIWVCVSEPFDEIRIAKAIYQSLEKQTPNVVELEYLLQRIRNYVKNKKFLLILDDVWNENDKKWEPFYHCLKNGSRGSKILITTRKKLVARMMNSNDIMNVGELSYEENWSLFRKLALFERPLDEYENLEEIGKKIVCKCKGLPLATVTIGSLLRFKGSKDQWEHVLGSELWKLENVEKGLLTPLMLSYNDLPPMVKQCFIYCSIFPKDYEYRFEDRLIDFWMAQGYLGLEKNDENEEIIGKEYWDYLLTRSLLQENKSWPWCYKMHDIVHDFAQFLGNNECLFAEVHGVEDPITNSSHDKVRHLMLTLNGVGASFPESTYRLKWLRSLLFTRHTFDTESLTSDVLARLFTELTCLRSLKLEAKFNFEEIPKEIGKLIHLRYLILEDQRRDHKIKLPESLCELYNLHTFELGNCLVETLPQGIEKLVNLRRLQFKTSDHALLYMPKGVEKLTGLRRLSEFVIPGGGDHDNKACSFEGLKNLNRLEGSLKVRGLGNLTDVSDGKLTNVFKNKEKLDWLDLEFYKSEEEERLGEDDELLLKTLQLPPNLEDLLISLYRGNTVPSTNWMTLTKLKVLTLERCSNCKHLHHLGNLPFLEMLRLIGMSSVKIVDDAFWGIESETSSSSSLCVHFPKLTEFSFYDTKEWEEWDCKAEEFMPCLAKLSLVSCPKLKALPDRLLQRTTLKQLRFSKSPILTERYNKETGEDWPKISHIPYIEIKGELVQDEQ, from the coding sequence ATGGCTATTGAGAGACCTGATAATCAACAAATGCaaactacttcttttattgatgTGTCTGATATAATTGGTAGAGATAATTTGAAGAATGATTTAGTAAGCAAGTTACTGTGTGAGGGTAGTGAACAAAACCTCCACATCATCTCACTTGTAGGGATGGGGGGAATTGGAAAAACAGCTCTTGCCCAATTTGCTTACAATAACAATGAGGTGGAGAacaattttgaagaaaaaatatgggTGTGTGTATCAGAACCTTTTGATGAGATTAGGATTGCCAAAGCGATCTACCAGTCTCTCGAAAAACAGACTCCTAATGTAGTAGAATTAGAATATCTTCTTCAACGTATTCGTAATtatgttaagaataaaaaatttctgcTTATTTTGGATGATGTGTGGaatgaaaatgacaagaaaTGGGAACCGTTCTATCATTGTTTAAAGAATGGTTCTCGtggaagtaaaattttaattaccacaCGTAAAAAGTTGGTTGCACGAATGATGAATTCAAATGATATTATGAATGTTGGTGAATTGTCTTACGAGGAGAATTGGTCATTGTTTAGAAAGCTTGCTCTTTTTGAAAGACCTCTTGATGAGtatgaaaatttagaagaaattgGTAAGAAAATAGTTTGTAAGTGCAAGGGGTTACCTCTTGCTACAGTAACCATTGGGAGTCTCCTGCGGTTTAAAGGATCTAAAGACCAATGGGAACATGTTTTAGGCAGTGAACTGTGGAAGTTGGAGAATGTTGAAAAAGGTCTTTTAACCCCTTTGATGTTGAGTTATAATGATTTACCTCCAATGGTAAAACAGTGTTTTATATATTGCTCCATATTTCCAAAAGATTATGAGTATAGGTTTGAAGATCGGTTGATTGATTTTTGGATGGCTCAAGGTTATCTTGGGttagaaaaaaatgatgagAATGAGGAGATAATTGGTAAAGAGTATTGGGACTATTTACTGACAAGATCTCTTTTACAAGAGAATAAATCTTGGCCTTGGTGTTATAAGATGCATGACATAGTGCACGATTTTGCACAATTTTTGGGTAACAATGAATGTTTATTTGCAGAAGTCCATGGTGTTGAAGACCCAATTACAAACTCTTCTCATGACAAAGTTCGTCATCTAATGTTAACTCTTAATGGAGTTGGGGCTTCATTTCCTGAATCTACTTATAGATTAAAATGGTTGCGTAGTCTATTATTTACACGTCATACTTTTGACACCGAAAGCTTGACAAGTGATGTTTTGGCAAGGTTGTTTACTGAATTGACATGTTTACGGTCATTAAAGTTGGAagctaaatttaattttgaagagaTTCCAAAAGAGATAGgaaaattgatacatttgagATATCTTATATTGGAAGACCAACGTCGGgaccataaaataaaattacctgaaagtttgtgtgaattatataatttacacACTTTCGAATTAGGGAATTGTTTGGTCGAAACATTGCCTCAAGGGATTGAAAAATTGGTAAATTTGAGGCGTCTGCAATTTAAAACTTCTGATCATGCACTACTTTACATGCCAAAAGGGGTTGAGAAATTAACAGGTCTTCGAAGATTAAGCGAATTCGTCATACCAGGTGGTGGTGATCATGATAACAAAGCTTGTAGTTTTGAAGGACTGAAAAATTTGAATCGTCTCGAAGGGAGCCTTAAAGTAAGAGGGTTGGGAAATTTAACAGATGTGAGCGATGGTAAACTGACAAACGTATTTAAGAACAAGGAAAAACTCGACTGGTTGGATTTGGAATTTTATAAAAGTGAAGAAGAGGAGAGATTAGGTGAGGATGATGAACTATTACTCAAAACCTTACAACTGCCGCCAAATTTAGAGGATTTATTGATATCCCTGTACAGAGGCAACACAGTACCCTCCACTAATTGGATGACTTTAACCAAACTGAAGGTGTTAACACTTGAGCGTTGCTCCAACTGTAAGCACTTGCATCATTTGGGAAATTTGCCATTCCTTGAAATGCTACGGTTAATAGGGATGTCCAGCGTTAAAATAGTGGACGATGCTTTTTGGGGAATCGAAAGTGAGacctcatcatcatcttcattgtgCGTTCACTTTCCCAAGTTGACAGAATTCAGCTTTTATGACACGAAAGAATGGGAAGAATGGGATTGCAAGGCAGAGGAATTCATGCCATGTCTTGCTAAATTGTCTCTTGTAAGCTGCCCCAAGTTAAAGGCACTGCCAGACCGCCTTCTGCAGAGGACAACACTCAAGCAATTAAGGTTTAGTAAAAGTCCTATTCTAACTGAACGATACAACAAGGAAACAGGAGAGGACTGGCCCAAGATCTCTCACATCCCTTATATCGAGATCAAAGGTGAGCTTGTGCAAGATGAGCAATAA
- the LOC123219031 gene encoding putative disease resistance protein RGA3 isoform X1, translating into MAEAIVSFALEQLGSILSEQTSGFIRKQVSLVGDVDEEVEKLTHNLEAIQAVLFDAEQKQMKDAAVRLWLHRLKDVCYEVEDVLDEWNTAILKLQIEGGQDHNALAPKKKVCCFFPSPCFGFKEVVLRHDIAVKITDINKKLDIIAKQKSDYSLNVKLANEKPDDQQMQTTSFIDVSDIYGRDDEKNNLVSKLLCEGSKQNLHIISLVGMGGIGKTTLAQFAYNNNEVKNNFDKRTWVCVSDPFDEFRVAKAIIESLEGHTPNVAELESLLQRICDSIKNKKFLLILDDVWTENDKKWEPFYHCLKNGSHGSKILITTRKESVACMMNSNDIMNVGELSYDENWLLFRKLALSERSPHEYENLEEIGKKIVYKCKGLPLATKTIGSLLRLKKYKDQWERVSSSELWKLENIEKGLLTPLMLSYNDLPPMVKQCFIYCSIFPKDYEYMFKNQLIDFWMAQGYLGLEKNGENEEIIGKEYSDYLLTRSLLQKDENKPWCYKMHDIVHDFAQFLGNNECLSVEVYGVEDPITNSSHDKVRHLMLTVDGVGPSFPESTYRLKWLRSLLFRYYTTESLASDVLARLFTELTRLRLLYLNAAFDFEEIPKEIGKLIHLRDLTLNDRRRVHKIKVPESLCELHNLHTFILWNCFVETLPQGIEKLVNLRRLRFETSHRTLLYMPKGVEKLTGLRILSEFVIPGGGDHGNKACSFEGLKNLNRLEGSLTVRGLGNLTDVSDGKLTNVFKNKEKLDHLRLEFYTSEEEERLGEDDELILKTLQLPPNLEGLSISRYRGNAVPSTNWMTLTKLKVLTLGVCSNCQHLHHLGNLPFLGLLDLTAMSSVKKVDDDFWGIESETSSSSSLCVHFPKLTEFSFCDTREWEEWDCKVEEFMPCLASLSIVSCPKLKALPDRLLQRTTLKQLHFSESPILTERYNKETGEDWPKISHIPYIWIDGKCVQDEQ; encoded by the coding sequence ATGGCTGAAGCAATTGTTTCGTTTGCCTTAGAGCAACTGGGTTCAATTCTTTCTGAGCAGACGTCTGGCTTCATCAGAAAACAAGTGAGCCTTGTTGGGGATGTTGACGAAGAAGTAGAGAAGCTTACGCACAACCTTGAAGCCATCCAAGCTGTGCTATTTGATGCAGAGCAAAAACAAATGAAGGATGCAGCTGTGAGACTATGGTTACACCGTCTCAAAGACGTATGCTATGAGGTGGAAGATGTGTTGGATGAGTGGAATACTGCaattttgaaattgcaaatTGAGGGAGGTCAGGATCATAATGCTCTTGCTCCTAAGAAGAAGGTGTGTTGCTTCTTTCCCTCTCCTTGTTTTGGTTTCAAAGAAGTTGTTTTACGTCACGACATTGCAGTTAAGATAACTGATATAAATAAGAAGCTAGATATTATAGCCAAACAGAAAAGTGATTATAGTCTTAATGTGAAATTGGCTAATGAGAAACCTGATGATCAACAAATGCaaactacttcttttattgatgTATCTGATATATATGGTAGAGATGATGAGAAGAATAATTTAGTAAGCAAGTTATTGTGTGAGGGTAGCAAACAAAACCTCCATATCATCTCACTTGTAGGAATGGGGGGAATTGGAAAAACAACTCTTGCtcaatttgcctacaataacaATGAGgtgaaaaacaattttgacaaaAGAACATGGGTGTGTGTATCAGATCCTTTTGATGAGTTTAGAGTTGCCAAAGCGATCATTGAGTCTCTCGAAGGTCATACTCCTAATGTAGCTGAATTAGAATCTCTTCTTCAACGTATTTGTGACtcaattaagaataaaaaatttttgcttattttagaTGATGTGTGGACTGAAAATGACAAGAAATGGGAACCATTCTATCATTGTTTAAAGAATGGTTCTCatggaagtaaaattttaattaccacaCGTAAAGAGTCGGTTGCATGTATGATGAATTCAAATGATATTATGAATGTTGGTGAATTGTCTTACGATGAAAATTGGTTATTGTTTAGAAAACTAGCTCTTTCTGAGAGATCTCCTCATGAGtatgaaaatttagaagaaattgGTAAGAAAATAGTTTATAAGTGCAAGGGGTTACCTCTTGCTACAAAAACTATTGGGAGTCTCTTacggttaaaaaaatataaagatcaATGGGAACGTGTTTCAAGTAGTGAACTGTGGAAGTTGGAGAATATTGAAAAAGGTCTTTTAACCCCTTTGATGTTGAGTTATAATGATTTACCTCCAATGGTAAaacaatgttttatatattgcTCCATATTTCCAAAAGATTATGAGTATATGTTTAAAAAtcaattgattgatttttggaTGGCTCAAGGTTATCTTGGGTTAGAAAAAAATGGTGAGAATGAGGAGATAATTGGTAAAGAGTATTCTGACTATTTACTGACAAGATCTCTCTTACAAAAGGATGAGAATAAACCTTGGTGTTATAAGATGCATGATATAGTGCACGATTTTGCACAATTTTTGGGTAACAATGAATGTTTATCTGTAGAAGTCTATGGTGTTGAAGACCCAATTACAAACTCTTCTCATGACAAAGTTCGTCATCTAATGTTAACTGTTGATGGAGTTGGGCCTTCATTTCCGGAATCTACTTATAGATTAAAATGGTTGCGTAGtctattatttagatattataCAACCGAAAGCTTGGCAAGTGATGTTTTGGCAAGGTTGTTTACTGAATTGACACGTTTACGGTTATTATATTTGAATGCTGCATTTGATTTTGAAGAGATTCCAAAAGAGATAggaaaattgatacatttaagAGATCTTACATTAAATGACCGACGTCGGgtacataaaataaaagtacCTGaaagtttgtgtgaattacataATTTACACACTTTCATCTTATGGAATTGTTTTGTCGAAACATTGCCTCAAGGGATTGAAAAATTGGTAAATTTGAGGCGTCTGCGATTTGAAACTTCTCATCGTACACTACTTTACATGCCAAAAGGGGTTGAGAAATTAACAGGTCTTCGAATATTAAGTGAATTCGTCATACCAGGTGGTGGTGACCATGGTAACAAAGCTTGTAGTTTTGAAGGACTGAAAAATTTGAATCGTCTCGAAGGGAGCCTTACAGTAAGAGGGTTGGGAAATTTAACAGATGTGAGCGATGGTAAACTGACAAACGTATTTAAGAACAAGGAAAAACTCGACCACTTGCGGTTGGAATTTTATACGAGTGAAGAAGAGGAGAGATTAGGTGAGGATGATGAACTAATACTCAAAACCTTACAACTGCCGCCAAATTTAGAGGGTTTATCGATATCCCGCTACAGAGGCAACGCAGTACCCTCCACTAATTGGATGACTTTAACCAAACTGAAGGTGTTAACACTTGGGGTTTGCTCCAACTGTCAGCATTTGCATCATTTGGGAAATTTGCCATTCCTTGGATTACTAGATCTAACAGCAATGTCCAGTGTGAAAAAAGTGGACGATGATTTTTGGGGAATCGAAAGTGAGacctcatcatcatcttcattgtgCGTTCACTTTCCGAAGTTGACAGAATTCAGCTTTTGCGACACCAGAGAATGGGAAGAATGGGATTGCAAGGTAGAGGAATTCATGCCATGTCTTGCTAGCTTGAGTATTGTAAGCTGCCCCAAGTTAAAGGCACTGCCAGACCGCCTTCTGCAGAGGACAACACTCAAGCAATTGCATTTTAGTGAAAGTCCTATTCTAACTGAACGATACAACAAGGAAACAGGAGAGGACTGGCCCAAGATCTCTCACATCCCTTATATCTGGATCGATGGTAAGTGTGTGCAAGATGAGCAATAA
- the LOC123218957 gene encoding putative disease resistance protein RGA1 produces the protein MELGNFCDRAPASGPAAGLLILPHFFLHACPANFFWEPYFGNSKVFDLPFPFRTGCNFCRVEQTWLGSKDCSKKILLILDDVWIDIDKKWEPFYNCLKNGRCGSKILVTTRNELVARMMNSNDSIPVGQLPYEENWLLFEKIAFFKRPPNDYKNLEEIGSEIVRKCKGLPLATVTIGSLLRFKGSKEQWQHVLDSELWKLENVQKGLLTPLMLSYNDLPPMVKQCFIYCSIFLKDYEYMSKNQLIDFWMAQGYLGLEKNGENKEIIGKEYFDHLMTRSLLQENKPCSYKMHDIVHDFAQFLGNNECLSVEVHGVEDPITNSSHDKVRHLMLTVDGVGPSFPESTYRLKWLRIEKLVNLRRLQFETFDRALLYMPKRVEKLTGLRRLSEFVIPGGGDHDNKACSFEGLENLNRLEGSLTVRGLGNLTDVSDGKLTNVFKNKEKLDRLHLEFYKSEEEERLGEDDELILKTLQLPPNLENLLISRYRGNTVPSTNWMTLTKLEVLTLRACSNCKHLHHLGNLPFLELLDLTAMSSVKKVDDDFWGVESETSSSSSLCVHFPKLTHFNFWDTREWEEWDCKVEEFMPCLAILSIVRCPKLKALPDGLLQRATLKQLDFSESPILTERYNKETGEDWPKISHIPYIEIDGISVQDEQ, from the exons ATGGAACTGGGAAACTTCTGCGACAGGGCCCCTGCCTCAGGTCCTGCTGCTGGCCTTCTGATTCTGCCTCATTTTTTCTTGCATGCTTGTCCAGCGAATTTCTTCTGGGAACCGTATTTCGGCAACTCAAAGGTCTTTGATCTACCTTTCCCCTTCAGAACTGGTTGCAATTTTTGTAGGGTGGAGCAGACCTGGTTGGGCAGTAAGGACTGcagtaaaaaaattttgcttattttagaTGATGTGTGGATTGATATTGACAAGAAATGGGAACCGTTCTATAATTGTTTAAAGAATGGTCGTTGCGGaagtaaaatattagttactACACGTAATGAATTGGTTGCACGTATGATGAATTCAAATGATAGTATACCTGTCGGTCAATTACCTTACGAGGAGAATTGGTTATTGTTTGAAAAGATAGCATTTTTCAAAAGACCTCctaatgattataaaaatttagaagaaattgGTAGTGAAATAGTTAGGAAGTGCAAGGGGTTACCTCTTGCTACAGTAACCATTGGGAGTCTCCTGCGGTTTAAAGGATCTAAAGAGCAATGGCAACATGTTTTAGATAGTGAATTGTGGAAGTTGGAGAATGTTCAAAAAGGTCTTTTAACCCCTTTGATGTTGAGTTATAATGATTTACCTCCAATGGTAAAACAGTGTTTTATATATTGTTCCATATTTCTAAAAGATTATGAGTATATGTCTAAAAATCAGTTGATTGATTTTTGGATGGCTCAAGGTTATCTTGGATTAGAAAAAAATGGTGAGAATAAGGAGATAATTGGTAAAGAGTATTTTGACCATTTAATGACAAGATCTCTCTTACAAGAGAACAAACCTTGCTCTTATAAGATGCATGATATAGTGCATGATTTTGCACAATTTTTGGGTAACAATGAATGTTTATCTGTAGAAGTCCATGGTGTTGAAGACCCAATTACAAACTCTTCTCATGACAAAGTTCGTCATCTAATGTTAACTGTTGATGGAGTTGGGCCTTCATTTCCGGAATCTACTTATAGATTAAAATGGTTGC GGATTGAAAAATTGGTAAATTTGAGGCGTTTGCAATTTGAAACTTTTGATCGTGCACTACTTTACATGCCAAAAAGGGTTGAGAAATTAACAGGTCTTCGAAGATTAAGTGAATTCGTCATACCAGGTGGTGGTGATCATGATAACAAAGCTTGTAGTTTTGAAGGACTGGAAAATTTGAATCGTCTCGAAGGGAGCCTTACAGTAAGAGGGTTGGGAAATTTAACAGATGTGAGCGATGGTAAACTGACAAACGTATTTAAGAACAAGGAAAAACTCGACCGGTTGCATTTGGAATTTTATAAAAGTGAAGAAGAGGAGAGATTAGGTGAGGATGATGAACTAATACTCAAAACCTTACAACTGCCGCCAAATTTAGAGAATTTATTGATATCCCGCTACAGAGGCAACACAGTACCCTCCACTAATTGGATGACTTTAACCAAACTGGAGGTGTTAACACTTCGCGCTTGCTCCAACTGTAAGCATTTGCATCATTTGGGAAATTTGCCATTCCTTGAATTACTAGATCTAACAGCAATGTCCAGTGTGAAAAAAGTGGACGATGATTTTTGGGGAGTCGAAAGTGAGacctcatcatcatcttcattgtgCGTTCACTTTCCCAAGTTGACACATTTCAACTTTTGGGACACGAGAGAATGGGAAGAATGGGATTGCAAGGTAGAGGAATTCATGCCATGTCTTGCTATCTTGAGTATTGTACGCTGCCCCAAGTTAAAGGCACTGCCAGACGGCCTTCTGCAGAGGGCAACACTCAAGCAATTGGATTTTAGTGAAAGTCCTATTCTAACTGAACGATACAACAAGGAAACAGGAGAGGACTGGCCCAAGATCTCTCACATCCCTTATATCGAGATCGATGGTATAAGTGTGCAAGATGAGCAATAA